GCCATGAGCGAAGACCGATCGAGCAACGAGCAGAAGTCCTGGTTCAACAAGCTGACCCAGGCTTTTGCTCATGAGCCGAGAAACCGCCAGGAACTGCTGGAAGTCCTGCGCGAAGCCCACCAGAACAAACTGCTCGACAGCGAAGCGCTGAGCATCGTCGAAGGCGCCATTCAGGTCGCCGACCTGCAGGTACGCGACATCATGGTGCCGCGCTCGCAGATGATCAGCATCAAGGCCAGCCAGACGCCGCAGGAGTTCCTCCCGGCCATCATCGAGGCGGCCCACTCGCGCTACCCGGTGATAGGTGAAAGCCTCGACGACGTCATCGGCATCCTCCTGGCCAAGGATCTGCTGCCGCTGATCCTGCAGGGCGACCAGCCCAACTTCAACATCAAGGACCTGCTGCGCCCGGCCACCTTCGTGCCCGAGTCCAAGCGCCTCAACGTGCTGCTGCGCGAGTTTCGCGCCAACCACAACCACATGGCCGTGGTGATCGATGAATATGGCGGCGTCGCCGGCCTGGTGACCATCGAAGACGTGCTGG
The genomic region above belongs to Pseudomonas sp. GOM7 and contains:
- a CDS encoding HlyC/CorC family transporter, whose product is MSEDRSSNEQKSWFNKLTQAFAHEPRNRQELLEVLREAHQNKLLDSEALSIVEGAIQVADLQVRDIMVPRSQMISIKASQTPQEFLPAIIEAAHSRYPVIGESLDDVIGILLAKDLLPLILQGDQPNFNIKDLLRPATFVPESKRLNVLLREFRANHNHMAVVIDEYGGVAGLVTIEDVLEQIVGDIEDEHDVEEDGYIKPLPSGDYLIKALTPIDSFNEAFDSQFSDDEYDTVGGLVMNAFGHLPKRNEVTEIGEFRFRVLNADSRRIHLLRLTPVSR